From Streptomyces fungicidicus, one genomic window encodes:
- a CDS encoding ATP-binding protein, whose product MSLRTPALKSSSLHVPSDTSVVSSARRTVVAIVRGWDLPLAEDVVETLELLTGEVVANAVVHTGEGCRVTVSWDGTRVRLDAEDAAAGRLLQCSPADLDGESGRGLELVNALAHAWGCRPTADGKAVWFEIDARSPSTSGPTPESQVPSGSRTHVVTN is encoded by the coding sequence ATGTCGCTCCGAACGCCCGCCCTCAAGTCCTCGTCTCTCCATGTCCCTTCCGACACCAGTGTCGTGTCATCCGCTCGTCGCACGGTGGTCGCGATCGTCCGTGGCTGGGACTTGCCGCTCGCGGAGGACGTGGTGGAGACGCTGGAACTGCTGACCGGCGAGGTGGTCGCGAACGCAGTGGTGCACACCGGGGAGGGCTGCCGGGTCACGGTGAGCTGGGACGGTACGCGGGTGCGGCTGGATGCCGAGGACGCGGCCGCTGGCCGCCTTCTGCAGTGCTCGCCGGCTGACCTGGACGGGGAGAGCGGTCGCGGACTGGAGTTGGTCAACGCTCTTGCTCACGCGTGGGGGTGCCGGCCGACCGCGGACGGAAAGGCGGTCTGGTTCGAGATCGACGCCCGTTCGCCCTCAACCTCCGGTCCGACACCGGAAAGCCAGGTACCCAGCGGCTCCCGTACGCACGTTGTCACCAACTGA